In Diaphorobacter ruginosibacter, the genomic stretch ACGTCGGCCGATGCCGTGGGCGCGCCGCGAGCCGCCCACGCCTCAAGCGCCTGCAGCTCGCGCGTACCGTTCCACCACAGCGAAGGGCTGGCGGCGGCATAGCGCGTGAAGAGTCCGTTGCGTGATGTGAGCGCATGCAGCGCCAGCAGCCCGCCCAGCGAATGGCCGAACAGGGTCTGGCGTCTTGGATCGAGGCTCCATGCGCTTCGCAGTGCCGGCTGCAACTGGTGTTCGATGAAATCCAGGAAAGAGTCGGCACCGCCCGTGTCATCGCCGGCCGCGGGCGGCGGCGTGTAGTCGCGCTTGCGCGCGGCGGAGTCCATGGCGCCATCGGTCGGATAGCCGATGCCCACCACCAGCAGCGGGTCCTTGCGCAGGGCCGCCGGGCGAAGGCCGGCATTGCGGGCCAGTTGCGCGGCGACCGTGAAGCTGGCGTTGCCGTCGAGCACATACAGAGCTGGATAGCCGCCGGCCGGCGCCGGCGAATCCGGCACCTGCACGAAGATGCGCCGGACATGGCCGCTGACGGCGTCGCGCATGTCCAGCTGGTGGCTCCGCGGCAGTCGCACGGCGGGCGCCTGCCGCAGGTCGATGGAGGAGGGCGCGCCCGTGCCAGGTGCGGCGCAGGCGGTCAGCAGCCATGCCGCCGGCCCGAGAGCCACCAGGCCGCGGCGGGAGAGCGTGCCGGAAGTGGGTCGATCTGTCTGAGAATGAGAATTCATCTCATCCATTATCGACAGATCTTCGATCGCGGCCCCGTTTTTACAGCTTGAAGTCGTATCCCACGGTGATGGGGGCGTGGTCCGAGAACTTCTGGCTCTTGTAGATTTCCTCGGTTTTCGCGAGCGCGGCCAGGGCGGGCGTTGCGAGGTGATAGTCCAGGCGCCACCCGACGTTGTTGGCATAGGCCTGGCCGCGGTTGCTCCACCATGTATAACAATTGTCAGTTGCCGTGGGCTGAAGCTGACGATACACGTCCACCAGACCCCCGGTCGGGTCAGTTGTGTGCAACAACTTTGTCATCCATTCGCGTTCCTCGGGCAGGAAACCGCTGTTCTTCTGGTTGCTGCGCCAGTTTTTCAGGTCGATCTGCTGGTGGGCGATGTTGACGTCTCCACAGAGGATGAAATCGCGCTCTGCCTTCAATTTCATCAACTGCATGTGGAATTCCGCAAGAAAGCGGAATTTCGCCTGCTGCCTCAGATCGCCCGAGGAGCCGCTGGGAAAGTAGGCGCTGATGATCGACAGCTTGCGGCCTGGCGTGTCGAAGCGTGTCTCGACATAGCGACCCTCGGCGTCGAATTCGCCCGAGCCATAGCCGATCACCACGTCGCTGGGCTCATGGCGGGTGTACACGCCCACGCCCGAATAGCCCTTCTTCTGCGCAAAATGGAAGTGGCCCTTGAGCTCGCCAATGGATTCGAATTTATCGGCAATATCGGCCGCCTGCGCCTTGATTTCCTGTACGCAAATACAATCCGGGCGACTCTGATCCAGCCATTCCAGCACGCCTTTGGAGGCTGCCGAGCGGATGCCGTTGAGGTTGAGGCTGGTTAATTTGAACAAGGATGAATTCATGATGGACAAGAACGAGAAGACGGCAGATACGGACCAGTTGGCGCTGGATTTCGTGCAATTTGCAGTGGAATCCGGCGTTTTGCGCTTCGGGGAATTCAAAACCAAGGCCGGGCGGATGAGCCCCTATTTCTTCAATGCGGGGCTGTTCGATGACGGTGCCAAGATGGGCCGCCTCGCCGAATTCTATGCAAAAGCGATTCTTGCGAGTGGCATGGAGTTCGATATGGTCTTTGGCCCCGCCTACAAGGGCATTCCGCTGGCGGCCACCGTCGCCGTGGAACTGGCGCGCCACGGCCGCAACCTGCCGTTCGCCTACAACCGCAAGGAGGCCAAGGACCATGGCGAGGGCGGCACGCTGGTGGGTGCTCCGCTCAAGGGCCGGGTGCTGATCATCGATGACGTGATGTCGGCCGGAACGGCGGCGCGCGAGTCGATCGCGCTCATCCAGGCCGCAGGCGCCACGCCCTACGGCATCGCCATCGCGCTGGATCGCCAGGAGAAGGCAACCGAGAACGGCCGCGACGTGGACCACAGCGCGGTGCAGTACGTGCGTCGCGAGCTCGGCATGCAGGTCTGCACGATCGCAAAGTTGGCAGACTTATTGCAGTATCTCGCGGCAAGTGGTGGCGGCGAAGACATGAAGGCCCACCACGAACGGGTTCTGGCCTACCGGGTGCGCTACGGGGTCGGCGACTGAGACACTACCCAAATCCATGAAGGGGACGGCTTGAAAGCGGTGGCAGGGCATTTTCTTCCAGGACTTTTCTTCGTCGGCATGGCGATGGCCGCGCAATGCGCCGTTGCCCAAAGCGTCTACACCTGCGTCGACAAGAATGGCCGCCGCCTGACGGCAGACCGCCCCATCCCCGAGTGCATCGACCGCGAGCAGCGCGTGCTGGACCGTACCGGCACCGAGCGGCGCCGCATGGGGCCGACGCTTTCCGAGAACGAACGCGTGGAGGTCGAGGCACAGCGCCGTGCCGACGCCGAGCAGAAGGCGCGGGTCCAGGAACAGAAGCGCCGCGAGCGCGCGCTCATCACCCGCTACCCCGACGAGGCAACGCACCAGGCCGAGCGTGTGGCCGCGATGGAGCCGTTCAACGACCTGATCGTGCTCGCCAACAAGCGCATCGAGCAGCTGCGGGCCGACCGCGTCAGCATCAACACCGAGCTCGAGTTCTATCAGAACGATCCGAAAAAGGCCCCCACGAAGCTGCAGCGCCGCATCGCGGACAACGAAGAGGAACTGGCGGATCAGCAGCGCTACATTGCCGCGCAGCAGGAGGAGAAGCGACGCGTCTCGCAACGCTTCGACGCCGAATTGGTACAGCTCAAGCTGCTATGGGCCGTCGATCACCCGGGTCCGTCGGGCGCGAAGAACTGACGCGCAGGTCGTCCGGTATTCAGGCCGTCTGGATGACCGTTGCCTGCGCGGGATGGGCGATGGCCGCCCCTCCGGCCCCGTGGGAACGTGAGAGCAGCGCGGCAATGGCGTCCGCAGAAACGGCCTTGCTGAACAGGTGACCCTGCCCGATGCTGAAGCCGACGGCTTCGAGCGCGCGGCACTGCGGCTCGGTTTCGATGCCTTCGGCCACCAGTTCGAGCGACAGGGCCGAGCCGATCTGCCCGATGGCGTTGACCACGGCCGTGACGGCCGGGTCCTGGCCGAAATTGCCCACGAAATTCGCATCGATCTTCAGGCAGTCCACCGGGAAGTTGCGCAGGCGGGTGAGCGAGGAGTGGCCGGTGCCGAAGTCATCGAGCGCCACCCGGATGCCCTCCTGCCGCAGCAGGTTGAGTGCGCGTGCGACATATTCGGCGCCGCGCTCGTCCAGGGTCTGCTCTGTCACCTCGAGTTCGATGTGCGCCGGATCGACCCCCGCCTTCTCGAGTTGCCTGAGCAGCCTCTCGGCATAGTTGTCGCGCATGAATTCGACCGGAGCCGCATTGATCGAGACAGGCACCACGGCAAGGCCTGACGCCAGCCACCCTGCGATGTCGGAGAAGACGCGGGCGCGTAGCGCCTCTGCCATGCGGGTGGACAGATCGAAATCACGAAATGCGGCCTGCACCATGGCAGGCGTCTGCAGGCCCGCGTGCCCGGGGTTCTGCGAGCGCAGCAGCGCCTCGAGCCCCACCAGCCTGCGATCGGCCAGCCGTATCTTGGGCTGGTAGTAGGGCTGTACCCAGCCCTCGCGCACGATGCGCCGGGCCTGCTCGAGCTGGGCGGCGGTCTCTTCGAGCGGGCGCAACATGCTGGCGCTGTAGAAACGCGCACCGCCGCGGCCGCTGGCCTTCATGTCATTGAGGGCCACGTCCGCATGGCTCGCAAGCTGGCCGGGATCGGACGCATCGCGCGGATAGATCGCGCAGCCCGCGCTCATGCTGCCGTTGATGCGCTTGCCTGCGTGGTGGATGGGAGGGTCGAGCTGCGCCATCACCTTGTTGACCGTGCGCTGCAGCGTCTCGTCATCCTTGATGTCCTGCACCAGCACGGCGAATTCGTCACCGCCCAGCCGGGCCACGAAGGCTGACGCGGGCAGGCTGCCCTGGATGCGCCTGGCGACGACCTGCAGCAGATGGTCGCCGGCGGCGTGTCCCAGCGTGTCGTTGAGGTATTTGAAATGATCGAGATCGATCATCATCAGCAAGGCGCTCTGCTTCCTGGTGCCCGCCTGCTGCAACAGGGATCGCAGCTGGTCGTGGAATGCGCGGCGATTGGGAAGCTCGGTGAGCTCGTCGATTCCGTTGGCCTTGCGCAGGCGCTCCTCGGTCTCGCGTTGCAGCGTGATGTCGCGCGAGAC encodes the following:
- a CDS encoding alpha/beta hydrolase encodes the protein MNSHSQTDRPTSGTLSRRGLVALGPAAWLLTACAAPGTGAPSSIDLRQAPAVRLPRSHQLDMRDAVSGHVRRIFVQVPDSPAPAGGYPALYVLDGNASFTVAAQLARNAGLRPAALRKDPLLVVGIGYPTDGAMDSAARKRDYTPPPAAGDDTGGADSFLDFIEHQLQPALRSAWSLDPRRQTLFGHSLGGLLALHALTSRNGLFTRYAAASPSLWWNGTRELQALEAWAARGAPTASADVHLQLRVGALERAGTANADPARAARMAERRMNEHAQALAARLSRPELSHLQVDFEELPGLDHGGTLLPSLIEAMALAQREAM
- a CDS encoding exodeoxyribonuclease III, which codes for MFKLTSLNLNGIRSAASKGVLEWLDQSRPDCICVQEIKAQAADIADKFESIGELKGHFHFAQKKGYSGVGVYTRHEPSDVVIGYGSGEFDAEGRYVETRFDTPGRKLSIISAYFPSGSSGDLRQQAKFRFLAEFHMQLMKLKAERDFILCGDVNIAHQQIDLKNWRSNQKNSGFLPEEREWMTKLLHTTDPTGGLVDVYRQLQPTATDNCYTWWSNRGQAYANNVGWRLDYHLATPALAALAKTEEIYKSQKFSDHAPITVGYDFKL
- a CDS encoding DUF4124 domain-containing protein, coding for MAMAAQCAVAQSVYTCVDKNGRRLTADRPIPECIDREQRVLDRTGTERRRMGPTLSENERVEVEAQRRADAEQKARVQEQKRRERALITRYPDEATHQAERVAAMEPFNDLIVLANKRIEQLRADRVSINTELEFYQNDPKKAPTKLQRRIADNEEELADQQRYIAAQQEEKRRVSQRFDAELVQLKLLWAVDHPGPSGAKN
- a CDS encoding sensor domain-containing protein — encoded protein: MGQPTPPSNVTDCTRPTGSSLGGYAHDDIDGGGETLQRMHAALDMQAKMLDASVDCIKLLNTDGTLAHMNLSGCRALGVSPESGFGMKWLELLPPEVHAAGQRAFRQALRGSNARFLGKSAVPGKTPQYWDNNLTPVLDDGGNTVNILCVSRDITLQRETEERLRKANGIDELTELPNRRAFHDQLRSLLQQAGTRKQSALLMMIDLDHFKYLNDTLGHAAGDHLLQVVARRIQGSLPASAFVARLGGDEFAVLVQDIKDDETLQRTVNKVMAQLDPPIHHAGKRINGSMSAGCAIYPRDASDPGQLASHADVALNDMKASGRGGARFYSASMLRPLEETAAQLEQARRIVREGWVQPYYQPKIRLADRRLVGLEALLRSQNPGHAGLQTPAMVQAAFRDFDLSTRMAEALRARVFSDIAGWLASGLAVVPVSINAAPVEFMRDNYAERLLRQLEKAGVDPAHIELEVTEQTLDERGAEYVARALNLLRQEGIRVALDDFGTGHSSLTRLRNFPVDCLKIDANFVGNFGQDPAVTAVVNAIGQIGSALSLELVAEGIETEPQCRALEAVGFSIGQGHLFSKAVSADAIAALLSRSHGAGGAAIAHPAQATVIQTA
- the pyrE gene encoding orotate phosphoribosyltransferase — translated: MMDKNEKTADTDQLALDFVQFAVESGVLRFGEFKTKAGRMSPYFFNAGLFDDGAKMGRLAEFYAKAILASGMEFDMVFGPAYKGIPLAATVAVELARHGRNLPFAYNRKEAKDHGEGGTLVGAPLKGRVLIIDDVMSAGTAARESIALIQAAGATPYGIAIALDRQEKATENGRDVDHSAVQYVRRELGMQVCTIAKLADLLQYLAASGGGEDMKAHHERVLAYRVRYGVGD